In Xiphophorus maculatus strain JP 163 A chromosome 2, X_maculatus-5.0-male, whole genome shotgun sequence, one genomic interval encodes:
- the LOC102235014 gene encoding C-Jun-amino-terminal kinase-interacting protein 1-like yields MDKYRPKRPTSLNLFPQLPQAGTQDSINNNSLGKKDSWKDSHSSSPHITGDPAPQDAKPKPEEKVRPTAQRRPAPKPPTASNSRNNAQAAASAPDARVRPRERSASAATQPCSTPRSQRRAAGGGRGGGGRGAMKEKNLGELRGNGTDRRGGRLCEDKAKDKDRNGHQRQREVNGPKGRQAEGRGRGGAKMSSRGGAGIKSNNKLSNQEIYLPAMVVPRTPVAARSQEKSQNREKSQNQGQNHDRTQENPPAALSRSSSEGGSNRMSLSSDTEGPPPGPLHPSLSCRTNPDIREEDGEGDPTPSASVQNHPARPLTDKDKPETDRTTAETDAGGDKAEDTVDVKLGRTRPKSEAAVGLSYDSVKYTLVVDEHAQLELGKLKDCLHGPNEHNEDSDTETVYQSANEEEDPEYEEERRKSEEARKLERRKEEKEEEEAKRRKEEDLKKRREEEVKRRREVVAVARVCKQSKVSSATTSEEDESSGGGRGPRSRKFLNLFSANSSSSYSSTGAGSFGVFSCVLDGVERQQSHRAAYRFVPRHADELQLETDDPVLMLKQSEDLWCQGYNMRTGATGIFPAFYAVRVPKDGSLVRNDSWTEQFVVRFLGSVQVPVHMGNDVLCAAMQKVVCNRRSAGQLPSACVLEVSVKGVKMIVQDQCHSVHRGDQCFHFFQLKNISFCGCHPKHSRYFGFITKHPDQHRFACHVLMSDTTLHPLAESVRRAFQQFYKEHVGYSCPTEDIFIE; encoded by the exons GAGACCCAGCACCTCAAGATGCCAAGCCAAAACCAGAGGAAAAAGTCCGGCCCACAGCTCAGCGCCGGCCAGCACCAAAACCGCCCACAGCCTCCAACAGCAGAAACAATGCGCAGGCCGCCGCCTCAGCCCCAGACGCACGGGTCCGACCACGAGAACGGTCGGCGTCCGCAGCCACGCAACCCTGCAGCACGCCAAGGAGTCAGCGGAGAGCCGCAGGAGgcgggagaggaggaggagggagaggagcgATGAAGGAGAAGAACCTGGGAGAGCTCAGGGGCAACGGGACGGACCGGAGAGGGGGACGTCTGTGTGAGGACAAGGCgaaagacaaagacaggaaCGGACATCAGAGGCAGAGGGAGGTCAACGGGCCGAAAGGCCGGCAAGCTgaggggagaggaagaggaggagcgaagatgagcagcagaggaggagcaggcATCAAGTCCAACAACAAGCTGTCCAACCAGGAGATCTACCTGCCTGCCATGGTGGTCCCACGCACACCTGTAGCAGCAAGAAGCCAGGAGAAGAGCCAGAACCGGGAGAAGAGCCAGAACCAAG GCCAAAACCATGACAGAACCCAGGAGAACCCCCCTGCTGCGCTGTCCCGGTCCAGCAGTGAGGGGGGGTCCAACCGGATGTCCCTGAGCTCAGACACAGAGGGGCCCCCTCCTGGACCACTGCATCCCTCTCTTTCCTGCAGAACCAACCCCGACATCCGAGAAGAAGACGGGGAAGGAGATCCGACTCCCTCCGCGTCCGTCCAGAACCACCCGGCACGCCCGCTGACGGACAAGGACAAACCAGAGACGGACCGTACCACCGCCGAGACAGACGCAGGGGGGGACAAAGCTGAAGACACAGTGGACGTTAAGTTGGGCCGAACCCGACCAAAGAGCGAGGCGGCGGTCGGGCTGAGCTATGACTCTGTTAAATACACGCTGGTGGTGGACGAGCACGCGCAGCTGGAGCTGGGCAAGCTGAAGGACTGCCTGCACGGACCCAACGAGCACAACGAGGACAGCGACACCGAGACCGTCTACCAGTCGGCCAACGAGGAGGAAGACCCCGAGTacgaggaggagaggaggaagagcgaGGAGGCCAGAAAGCTAG aaaggagaaaagaggag aaagaagaggaggaggcaaAGAGGAGGAAAGAAGAGGACCTaaagaagaggagggaggaggaagtgAAGAGAAGGAGGGAAGTAGTTGCAGTTGCACGGGTCTGCAAGCAGTCCAAGGTTTCGTCAGCCACAACTTCAGAGGAAGACGAGTCTAGTGGAGGGGGAAGAGGCCCCAGGAGCAGGAAGTTCCTCAACCTGTTCTCtgccaacagcagcagctcataCAGCTCCACAG GTGCCGGCTCGTTTGGtgtgttttcctgtgttttggaCGGCGTGGAGAGGCAGCAGAGCCACCGGGCCGCCTACAG GTTTGTTCCCCGCCATGCAGACGAGCTGCAGCTGGAAACGGACGACCCGGTCCTGATGCTGAAGCAAAGCGAGGATCTGTGGTGTCAGGGCTACAACATGAGGACCGGGGCCACCGGCATCTTCCCGGCCTTCTACGCCGTCAGGGTGCCCAAAGACGGGAGCCTCG TCCGTAACGACAGCTGGACGGAGCAGTTTGTTGTTCGGTTTCTGGGCTCGGTTCAGGTTCCCGTCCACATGGGAAACGATGTCCTGTGTGCAGCAATGCAAAAG GTTGTGTGTAACAGGCGGTCAGCCGGTCAGCTGCCGTCAGCCTGTGTGCTGGAGGTCAGCGTGAAAGGTGTGAAGATGATCGTTCAGGACCAGTGCCACTCTGTTCACCGG GGAGACCAGTGTTTCCATTTCTTCCAGTTGAAGAACATCTCATTCTGCGGCTGCCATCCCAAACACAGCCG GTATTTTGGATTCATCACCAAACATCCCGACCAGCATCGCTTCGCCTGCCACGTGTTGATGTCAGACACCACCTTGCATCCTCTGGCGGAGTCTGTTCG TCGGGCGTTCCAGCAGTTCTACAAGGAGCACGTCGGTTACTCCTGTCCCACTGAGGACATCTTCATCGAATGA